Genomic DNA from Garra rufa chromosome 22, GarRuf1.0, whole genome shotgun sequence:
tttccacattttgttatgttgctgccttgctgttaaactgctttaaattatttttttccccatatcAATCTatactccctactccataatggcaaagcaaaaaataggtttttaacatttgtgcaaatgtaataaaaataaaaaactgaaaagatcccgttgcataagtattcatacccttttctgggacattagaaattttgctcaggagcattcatattgcttctagatgttactacacttcgagtggagttaaactgtggcaaattcatttgaatgagtatgatttagaaaggcacacagctctcagaaaaggtctaacagcttaaatgcatatcagagcaaaaaccaagtcctgaggtcaagataactgcctgtagagctcagtgacagacttgcgttaaggcaatgatctagggaagagttcagaaaaaaatctgctgcattgaaggttcacagaagcattatccataatggaagacgattggaacaactaggactctagaaatgtctgccagcccccatccaagctgacagagcttgagaggtgaaaaggtgaggcaaagaatggcagataattgccaaatgcagatgtgcaaagcttgtcacatcatacccaaaaacacttcaggctgtaaaggtgcttgaaatatgtactgagttaagggtatgaatacttatgcaatgtactatttcagtgttttgttttgaataaatttgtaaaatttgcaaatctgtttctttttgctttgtcattattatggtgtatattatggtgtatggagtgtaaattgatgtggggaaaactaatttaaagcagtttaacataatgctgcaacaaaacgtgaaaaaaatgagggggtatgaatacttttgcaaggcacatTATAGTATATTGCATTGTTTCTATTTAGATCTAGTTTCAATTTTCAACAGACAGGTGTGTTTAACAACCCAAGTAATAGTTTCGACAGCAATCAGTGACTTTTTATTATCCATGCTATTATATGATAACTGTCGCAATGTGAAAAATGTGCAATGCTAGATGATTAGTTTATGTTTGCCCAGGGTAACTGATAACACCTGTTTATTCTACTGGGTTGTTGAATTCCGGAATTTATTTGGCTGACGGGAAAGTAGTTCCAGGCAGGTCTTGACCGCCTCGCATGCCCATATCACTTCATcaaatgatttcagttatttcaaaaatCCTTATGTTAGAGTTTACAACAGCAAACTAACCAAAACAAACAGCAAactaaccaaaacccacaacgacactgaTTTATTTATACTGAAGTcaataaatatagtaaataattGGAAAAAATTGACGGATTGTTTCCAAGCTTTTGATGGAAAGCGCACACACGAGAAAAAAAAAGCGGACATGAACGTTTTGTTTAGCGCTACTCTGACGGTTTTATCTGAGAAAATGTTTAGCAAATTAAAAGGAACATGACATTTCTTACCAGCGAGGTAACACCCGTAGTGTTGCTGGAAAAGACGAAATTATAGTTTCACTATTAGAGACGCTGCCAAACACTGTTGAGAGACAGGTAACTTTAATTCAAACatgcttaatctctctctctctctctctctctctctctctctctctctctctctcataactTTACTATCTACTGAATTAgtctgcgtaagaaattaatcctactcacaaatgcgttttaaatacaaaaaaacggACGATTGCCTTTAAATACAACTTGTATTACAAGTGTGGTAACCCTAATAAAAACGGAATTGCTCCGCGTCGTGGCCGCATCACTACTTCGGGTGTGCAttgttttctaataattcaacgaACATCGTCAGTTATTCCTTACAATAATAACCTAGAAATTCTGGGCCTTGTTTCACTATTTGTGTTGTGCAGTTGTCAGATAATATTTCAGTTAGCCTATTTATTTCAGCTAACAAAAGCAGCACGAAAAAGAAAGTTAATATCATACATAATATCATGACCCtcttgaaaaaaacagcatatgctggttaggtatgttttgatgctggtaggctggtttaagctggatcaagctggtcttttgctggtttatgttggttcttgaccagcaacatgactagctaaggaccagctaaagaccagcattaaccagctaaagcAGCATCCctgcatcaaaacatacctaaccagcatattctGGTAAGTATCACAAATTTGTGTATTACAACATTATTTAAagattaaagggacagttcacccaaaaatgaaaattctgtcattaattactcacccctatgttgttgcaaacccgtaagaccttaattcagaacacaaatgaagatattttagaCTAAACCCAACCCTTTCTTCTCTCTGCATCccctagcgccattttggagagtactatgcattgtttacatttaaaggaaagtatgtgtgtgtgtgtgttgtggtaCTCTCCAAAATAGTGCTGGGGGGACGCAGAGGAGGAATaaagttatttaaattttttgtgcatggactattttgttgatgttcttggtacctttctggaccgtTACTCCCTGTGGAGCtatcagaaagctttcggatttaatcaaaaatatcttaatttgtgttctgaagactaacaaatgtcttacaggtttggaacaacatgagagtgagtaattaatgacagaatttttatttttgggtgagctatcctttTAAGTGTGCATTAGATGACGTCAAATGCAAAAATAGGGGATGTCAACATGCACAATTAAATATTCAAAATCAATACTTCCTTTATATTGTGCTTCTATAAATGTGTGTCTGTGATTCACAGAATGAGGATGATCCCGATGAAGGGTGCAGCAGGCAGGCAGGGCTGCCGACAGACTCCAGAACTGAGCGCAGTCTTGAAGAGAGTCGCAAACTTATTCTGCAATGGGCCAGTGAACTTCAGAATGTAGATAAGGTGAAACTGCCTGTACTACAAACAAATGACAAATGTCACAGTGATCATATATGATGACTTGCTCAAACTAAGCTTTCTTTGTGTCTGTGTGAACCCCAGCTGTCTGAAAAACATCCGTGGATAAAGGAGAGGATTAATCAAGACGAGGAAGAGGATAAAGATCAGAGTGATGTGCTACAGAAGAGGATCATGAGTTGGGCCAAGGAGATACAGACTGTGTCAGAGGTGGGATTGCAAGCATATCTATATTATGTCTCTTATCCATAGTCACAAACACATGAAGTTGTCCCAAGTCCAGAATTGGTTTTCTGGGAATTAGTTTATCTTTCAAAATCTCCACTTGTGAAACAGGACTTTAATATACAGTATGTGTTCATTTAGTCTAAATGATAAGATAATGAGGAGTGACTGAAAGTATGTTACAATATATTTGTTCTTTCTGTCCAAATGCAGAGCTCTGGAGTGTTGGGAGATGACCTGGCACGGCTGTTGCGAGTTCTGGGACTGAAGAAGAAGAAGCTGGTTTCCCTCATGCCACTACTGGAGTTCATCACTTGGAGTCTTCTGAAAGAAGACAGCAAGGTAGGATGGCTGTGAATGCACTTCTTCCACTATTTTGGAATGCAGTGCCATTTTATGAGGAAATTGTGAATATATAACTGAAAAACTAATATTGTGTCTATATCACCGCACTTTATCGTAGTAAGGAAATAAACAATAGATACAAATACACTATAGTTCCATATCTGTGATAAAATATGCAATACAGTATGTGAGTTTTCTTATCAGGCTCAAGTGTGAGGCTATAAAATTAAATTGCCTCAAGTTGCTTCAGAGATAGTGCTGATAAATTTATGGACGGGAAAAGGGAATTCATTCTCATTTAACGAACAAAGTGCAAGACAACAGCATTGGTTTACAGCACACCAGTGTTTGTTTAAAAGTGATGTAAAATAATTTATCAAATGATGATTTTAAAAATCATAACATGTTATCTGTGTGGTTAAACTTTAAACTTTGGCGACAGGGCCACTCATTTGATTTCCAACTTGAAACAAAAGTCTATAAATACATCATACAGGATGTCATTTTAACCCTAATGTACAGTATAAGAGTTGCAGGGTGTCTCATAGAatctgttttttatatttatttcagggCATGGTTCCCCATCTATGGCTTTCAGCTAAGCAACGCACCTGGAAAGCTGGTGAGGGAACTGAAATCTaacctaaaactaaaaaaaaaagctaaaaatgtcAATAAAGCTGAAAAACACACCAATGAATATTAATAACGCTCTTCTtggttcttttttgtttttgaacagGCATGGCACGATACATCCCTAATTCAGGTAACTACTTTTATCAGACCCTATGGAGCACATTTGGGATATTAAAAAACAATAGCATTTCTATAACTTtccataagagaaaaaaaatacatatatacactactagtcaagtttttgaacagtaagttttatAATAAAAACGAAAAAAAGTGTTTTGGGGTTTCATGAccctttaaagaagtctctaatgcgaaccaaacctgcatttatttgatccaatatagagtcaaagaaatatttttactatttaaaatgctttctatttgaatatattttaaaatgtaatttattccagtgatcaaagctaaattttcagcatcattactccagtcttcagtgtcacatgatccttcagaaatcattctaatttgctgatttgctgttcaagaaacatttattattgttattatcatcagtattgaaaacagctgagtaaattttttcaggattctttggtgaatagaaagacccaaagatcagcatttatctgaaataaaaagcttttgtaacattatacaaaattcaaatgcttggagtcagtataatttcttTTCACGGgggaaataaataatagaaatgaatacttttattcagaaaggatgctttaagttAATCAAAACTGatgctaaagacatttatactgttacaaaaaattatttcagataaatgctgttcttctgaactttctattcatcaaagaaacctgaaaaaaattactcagctgttttcaacataataataatgttattaagcAAGAaaaagaatattagaatgttttctgaagggtcataggactggagtaatgatgctaaaaaattgcattttaaaatatattcaaaaagaaatcagttattttacatagtaaaaatatttcagaattttactgtttttgctgtactttcaaataaatgcaggcttggtgagcagacgagacttctttaaaaaacataaaaaatcatactgttcaaaaactgttgaCTGGAAGTGTACATTAAAAAACTAGATTTACAATATTAATAACTGGAAATGTCAATAAAATGGTCCATAGTTACGATTTGCTATGGGAGTATGTTGGTCTAGCTGTCATGATGATTCACTTTCTTAACTAGTCAATTGAGTATTCAACTGTGTATGTTTCTCTCTTTTTTCAGTCTGGAACTGGATTCTCAGCGCAGGAGGTACGTTTCTCTCATATAAAACCCTTCACTTCAGCTTTAACAAAGTGTTAAATGTATTAGTCCTAACGCTTTCACGTCTTTCTCTCAAACAGCTGATGTAACTCTTGATCCCATGACCAACCAACCTTGGCTACAGCTCTCTGAGGACCACAAGAAGGTTCAGGAGGGCCAAACAGAAGCCAATGTGCCTGACAGCCTTCAGCGATTTGATAGCTTGCCCTGTGTCCTAGGCTGGGAGGGCTACACGGCTGGCCGTCATTACTGGGAAGTGGAATTTGCAAACAATGGGTATTGGAAAGTTGGTGTGACGACTGCATCCTCAAGGAGACGTGGCCGCTTTCCAATGAATCCCTCTACTGGTTATTGGGTCCTGTGGCGCAGCACACGTCAGTTTTTCGCATGCACCAATCCCGAAACAGCACTGCCAGTGCTGCTGGTGCCCAAAAGGATGGGAATATACATCGATTACGAAGAGGGACAGATTTCGTTCTACAATGCAGAGAACAAATCACACATCTACACCTTCACGAAACACTTTCGTGAGAAGCTGTACCCTTTCTTTGCCCTGCTGGATGGACGGGGAGTTATAACCGTATGGTCTCCTAAAGTGCATAGTCGCTTTTAACAACAGAGCAGGTTATGCTTCTGCACTTCTGTTTGAACATTTATACCTTAACAGAGATTTACTGGAACCAAATAAAAAGCAACTTTTCTATTCAGACGAATCAACATCTTTGTGGGCTGGGCCCACTTAATGAAAAAATCATTCCTATTATGATTGCTacattaatatatgtgaccctggaccacaaaaccagtcttaagtcgctggggtatatttgtagcaatagccaaaaatacattgtatgggtcaaaattattgatttttcttttatgccaaaaaacattaggaaattaagtaaagatcatgttccatgtagattttttgtcaaatttctactataaatatatcaaaaagtaatttttgattagtgatatgcattgttaagaacttaatttggagatatttaaaggtgattttctcagtattttgatttttttgcaccctcagattccagattttcaaatagatgtatctcggacaaatattgtcctatccttacaaatcatatatcaacagaaagcttatttattgagcgttcatatgatgtatacatctcagttttgtaaaatttaaccttatgactggttttgtggtccagggtcacatatctcttTATTCATTTATATCATTTATCTGTGCATGTTTTATGTGGATCAGTAGTTGTAAAAATGTATCTAAGCTTGTCTACTTTCATGTATGGAAGTAACAGTATGTGTTTTGACACAAATTATTCCTCTGAGTGTTATCTGCTCATCCTGTAACCATTAATAAGATAACAATGAGATATTTATTATATCAGTGTTTATGTGTAGTTAATGTCTATGGAAATGCTAatcattctattttatttatataagctGACTGATTATTCAtgtgtataaataaaacataaaatacatgTTGTCATATGTCGTCTCATTGCACTACTGTGCATCAGTACATCATCTATATATCAGTACTTATCTGATATATAGTTCAGCTTTTAGTAAAaactttattaaaattatttttatattaaaacgtGCTCAGACTGAAAAGCAAGGgaggctttctttctttctttcttctgctggaCAGAGTAAAAACATCACTGGTAAGGACTCAATGCAGAAGCGTAGTGTAAaacaaactgtaaaatatttaaataaaaataataataaatctagaCTCTCCCTACGAGCATGAGAGTTGACCTATAGGATTGCGCAAACAGACTGCCAACACAGTTGTATAACCAATCAAATCCTCTCCTTCAGCAGGGGGCGGGACATTTAGTCGACTGTGATGTAAAACTTTCCTAACATTTTGTCGCTGCTCACTAAACCGGTATATGTTCTTCATTGTTTCTGCACACAACTACACAACTGTATATACTCAGATATTATTTGTCTTTGTAAATATGTTAACTGTTAGAATTATAATATCTTTCCAAACGATTTTGTTACTTGTAGGCGGTAATACACTTGATAATTTCCAGAGTGAAGCACAGTGACCAGAAAGAAATAACGCCGATGTTCAGAAAAAGGTTTGTATGTTCTTATTTTCACTATTTTTAACCAAAATTTATTGGCTTAAAAACGCTGTAAAATCTCTCCTAGCAGGTTGGCATAACAATTTTAACCATATTCTCAgatgtaaatattaataatataacactACAGAATCCCCAAGTTTTTGTAaatgttctttcttttttgacAAACGTTTTAATAACAGTTTTATAAGAAACAACTTTAATGTTGGATTCAATCCTCCATGTAAATCAAAATGGCTTAAACCTCATTGTATATATTGGCAAAGCATTTGGACGTTACCATGAAAATATGTTATTtctaataaagttaaaattattcacaGATGTTATCCTGTAAGTACAGATTTTGGCAAAAATATTTATAGTGTTTGTGAAAAATTAATTCTCTTGTcctttttgtatttcattttgggTTGAGTTACAacccaataataaaataaacatagcCCTTCATTTAGAAGCTCATGATATTTTACTTTGTTTCAAAAGCCCATATTTTTCTGATAAACAAAATAACATCATTAATCTGTTAATAATCTTAGCAAAGTTTTATACTCAAATGTAAACATTAACTCAAAGNNNNNNNNNNNNNNNNNNNNNNNNNNNNNNNNNNNNNNNNNNNNNNNNNNNNNNNNNNNNNNNNNNNNNNNNNNNNNNNNNNNNNNNNNNNNNNNNNNNNNNNNNNNNNNNNNNNNNNNNNNNNNNNNNNNNNNNNNNNNNNNNNNNNNNNNNNNNNNNNNNNNNNNNNNNNNNNNNNNNNNNNNNNNNNNNNNNNNNNNNNNNNNNNNNNNNNNNNNNNNNNNNNNNNNNNNNNNNNNNNNNNNNNNNNNNNNNNNNNNNNNNNNNNNNNNNNNNNNNNNNNNNNNNNNNNNNNNNNNNNNNNNNNNNNNNNNNNNNNNNNNNNNNNNNNNNNNNNNNNNNNNNNNNNNNNNNNNNNNNNNNNNNNNNNNNNNNNNNNNNNNNNNNNNNNNNNNNNNNNNNNNNNNNNNNNNNNNNNNNNNNNNNNNNNNNNNNNNNNNNNNNNNNNNNNNNNNNNNNNNNNNNNNNNNNNNNNNNNNNNNNNNNNNNNNNNNNNNNNNtaaaaaaaaaaaaagaagaagaagaaaaggtTTGTTGTGACATTACGGTAATTTTCGTTTGTTACGCTGGGTGGTGCTAATGCCTACACACCAACACATAATGCCAAACGCCACTACAATTATTGTTACGTATGTTCTGTGAAactataattaattaatataaattttcAGTAAAAAAGCCTTTACGATCTTTTCAAAAtccatattcatttttttattacatttgtgACTGGTGGAACCTATGATTGCTATACATTTCTCAAGTTCAAGATACAAGCTCAGAAAGCTTATTCATAAAaacatattatatttttatataatctaCTAGATATTACATTATTAAATTGACTACAGAAATagatattataataattataatactaa
This window encodes:
- the LOC141298150 gene encoding uncharacterized protein — translated: MGEQAKSIRSILKENKLPQKQSNSVGVVRWTLSEKDIHVHSSAPISHINSSGGFSTRSQQRQRQQSLNDLRSLDECIRFINHWKQQVAQVCKNEDDPDEGCSRQAGLPTDSRTERSLEESRKLILQWASELQNVDKLSEKHPWIKERINQDEEEDKDQSDVLQKRIMSWAKEIQTVSESSGVLGDDLARLLRVLGLKKKKLVSLMPLLEFITWSLLKEDSKGMVPHLWLSAKQRTWKAGMARYIPNSVWNWILSAGADVTLDPMTNQPWLQLSEDHKKVQEGQTEANVPDSLQRFDSLPCVLGWEGYTAGRHYWEVEFANNGYWKVGVTTASSRRRGRFPMNPSTGYWVLWRSTRQFFACTNPETALPVLLVPKRMGIYIDYEEGQISFYNAENKSHIYTFTKHFREKLYPFFALLDGRGVITVWSPKVHSRF